From one Sphingomonas xanthus genomic stretch:
- a CDS encoding tyrosine recombinase XerC, producing MSDPKLDVPDHPARALAARWSGHLAHDRRRSPHTVRAYVATAHRLIQFLGRHLGEEIGRFTLLNLHAVDLRAFLADRRAEGLGASSAAREMSAVRAFLAYAAREEGNEPQLPRTRAPKRPRTLPRPASPEDAMALAEDAGEAAPSDWIGARDMAILLLLYGAGLRVAEAMALTARVLPLGQAMRVTGKRGKTRIVPLVPAVREAIGAYVALCPYRLAGSAPLFVGAKGGALNPDLVRRAVRGARERLGLPDSLTPHALRHSFATHLLARGADLRSLQELLGHASLSSTQIYTEVDAARLLDVYRHAHPRA from the coding sequence GTGTCTGACCCAAAGCTAGACGTTCCCGACCATCCCGCCCGTGCCCTCGCAGCGCGCTGGTCGGGCCATCTTGCCCATGATCGGAGGCGAAGCCCGCACACGGTGCGCGCCTATGTCGCCACGGCGCATCGGCTGATCCAGTTCCTCGGCCGTCACCTTGGCGAGGAAATCGGCCGCTTCACGCTGCTCAACCTCCACGCCGTGGACCTGCGCGCCTTCCTCGCCGACCGGCGGGCGGAAGGTCTTGGCGCATCGTCGGCGGCGCGCGAGATGTCTGCAGTCAGGGCGTTCCTCGCCTATGCCGCGCGGGAAGAGGGCAATGAGCCGCAACTGCCCCGGACCCGCGCGCCCAAGCGCCCGCGGACCCTGCCGCGTCCCGCAAGTCCGGAAGATGCGATGGCGCTTGCCGAGGACGCCGGTGAAGCGGCGCCAAGCGACTGGATCGGCGCGCGCGACATGGCGATCCTCCTCTTGCTCTATGGCGCCGGCCTTCGAGTCGCCGAGGCCATGGCGCTGACCGCCCGGGTCCTGCCGCTGGGCCAGGCGATGCGGGTCACCGGAAAGCGCGGCAAGACCCGGATCGTGCCGCTGGTCCCGGCGGTGCGGGAGGCGATCGGGGCCTATGTCGCGCTCTGTCCCTATCGGCTGGCGGGCAGCGCGCCCCTGTTCGTCGGGGCAAAGGGCGGCGCGCTCAACCCCGACCTCGTGCGCCGGGCGGTACGCGGCGCGCGCGAACGGCTTGGCCTTCCCGACAGTCTCACGCCCCACGCGCTTCGGCACAGCTTCGCAACCCATTTGCTGGCACGGGGCGCGGACCTGCGCTCGCTCCAGGAATTGCTTGGCCATGCCAGCCTGTCATCGACGCAAATCTATACCGAGGTTGACGCCGCCCGGCTGCTCGACGTCTACCGTCACGCGCATCCCCGCGCCTGA
- a CDS encoding DedA family protein: MTDWIVDLIEQSGYLGIGFLMLLETVFPPIPSEVIMSIAGVAAGQGKLSYAGVVAAGTAGAMLGNILWYLAARALGIQRLEPIIHRWGRWLTMTWAEVKRAERWFSTHGTFFVFLGRMLPTVRSLVSVPAGLLKMRFRGFLLASTLGTAGWTALLAGAGYKLGENYTQVDDVLGPASTAILVILAIGYVYRVWTHRDLRDEEY, translated from the coding sequence ATGACCGATTGGATCGTCGATCTGATCGAGCAGTCCGGCTATCTGGGAATCGGCTTCCTGATGCTGCTGGAAACGGTTTTCCCGCCGATCCCGAGCGAGGTGATCATGTCGATCGCCGGGGTCGCGGCGGGCCAGGGCAAGCTTAGTTATGCCGGGGTGGTCGCGGCCGGGACCGCCGGGGCGATGCTTGGCAATATCCTCTGGTATCTCGCCGCGCGCGCCCTTGGAATCCAGCGGCTTGAGCCGATCATCCACCGCTGGGGCCGCTGGCTGACCATGACCTGGGCTGAAGTAAAGCGGGCGGAGCGCTGGTTTTCCACCCATGGCACCTTCTTCGTCTTCCTTGGCCGGATGCTGCCGACGGTGCGCAGCTTGGTGTCGGTCCCGGCCGGACTGTTGAAGATGCGGTTTCGCGGGTTCCTTCTGGCCTCGACGCTTGGGACCGCCGGCTGGACCGCCCTGCTGGCCGGCGCCGGATACAAGCTGGGCGAGAATTATACCCAGGTCGACGATGTGCTTGGTCCGGCGTCGACCGCGATCCTCGTCATCCTGGCGATCGGTTATGTCTATCGCGTGTGGACCCACCGCGACCTTCGCGACGAGGAATATTGA
- the gshB gene encoding glutathione synthase codes for MTLTVAVQMDPLESIGIAGDSTFALMLKAQERGHRLFHYLAGDLSYEDGRVRARARPVTVQQVDGSHFRVGEPVTIDLGSEADVVLMRQDPPFDIGYITATYLLERVARETVVVNDPRSVRDAPEKLFVLDFAQFMPPTMISRSLDEIRQFHAQHGEIVVKPLHGKAGEGVFRIDRTGTNLAALAELFGTIWKEPFIAQAFLPAVAEGDKRIVLVDGEFAGAINRRPKQGEFRSNLAAGGSAEMAELTDREREICAAIGPELKARGLLFVGIDVIGGHMTEINVTSPTGIVAIDRFNGTDTPGRIWDAIEARVAAR; via the coding sequence ATGACCCTGACCGTTGCCGTGCAGATGGACCCCCTGGAATCGATCGGCATTGCCGGGGATTCGACCTTCGCGCTGATGCTCAAGGCCCAGGAACGCGGGCACCGGCTGTTCCACTATCTGGCCGGGGACCTGAGCTATGAGGACGGCCGGGTCCGCGCGCGGGCGCGGCCGGTGACGGTTCAACAAGTCGACGGTAGCCACTTCCGTGTCGGCGAACCCGTCACGATCGACCTGGGAAGCGAAGCCGACGTGGTGCTAATGCGCCAGGACCCGCCGTTCGACATCGGATATATTACCGCCACGTATCTGCTGGAACGGGTCGCGCGCGAGACGGTGGTAGTCAACGACCCGCGCTCGGTGCGCGACGCGCCGGAGAAATTGTTCGTACTCGACTTTGCGCAATTCATGCCGCCGACGATGATAAGCCGCAGCCTCGACGAAATCCGCCAATTCCATGCACAGCACGGCGAGATCGTAGTCAAGCCGCTTCACGGCAAGGCCGGCGAAGGCGTATTCCGGATTGACCGCACGGGAACCAATTTGGCAGCCCTCGCCGAATTGTTCGGGACGATCTGGAAAGAGCCGTTCATTGCCCAGGCCTTCCTTCCAGCGGTCGCCGAGGGCGACAAGCGGATCGTGCTGGTCGATGGCGAATTCGCGGGCGCAATCAACCGCAGGCCCAAGCAGGGGGAATTCCGGTCCAACCTGGCGGCCGGAGGGTCGGCGGAAATGGCCGAGCTGACCGACCGCGAACGCGAGATTTGCGCGGCGATCGGACCCGAGCTCAAGGCACGCGGCCTGCTGTTCGTCGGGATTGACGTCATCGGCGGCCATATGACCGAGATCAACGTCACCTCTCCTACCGGGATCGTGGCCATCGACCGCTTCAACGGCACCGACACGCCGGGGCGCATCTGGGACGCGATCGAAGCCCGGGTGGCGGCGCGATGA
- a CDS encoding DUF484 family protein — protein sequence MAKVISFEERAVARLRDRLGAAESANEDLVAFARGHSGATTAIHRAALALMDAEGIDGLFRAVTRDWPVLLGLDHAVLVLVADGRGFRVEAGHVGTVEPRIVDRAIARLDAVTMRTVDCGHPLFGAGARDIRSEALILLEAEAPLPYGLLLLGQQQSTSLDNRHGAQLLGFLGASLGAMLRRCLTQS from the coding sequence ATGGCCAAGGTCATTTCCTTCGAAGAGCGTGCCGTCGCCCGCCTGCGCGACCGGCTGGGCGCCGCCGAAAGCGCCAATGAAGATCTGGTCGCCTTCGCGCGCGGCCATTCCGGCGCGACCACCGCAATCCACCGCGCCGCGCTGGCGCTGATGGACGCGGAAGGGATCGACGGCCTGTTTCGTGCAGTGACCCGAGATTGGCCTGTGCTGCTCGGCCTCGACCATGCCGTTTTGGTGCTGGTCGCCGACGGCCGGGGCTTTCGGGTCGAGGCGGGGCATGTCGGGACGGTCGAACCTAGGATCGTCGACCGGGCGATCGCGCGCCTGGACGCGGTGACGATGCGCACCGTCGATTGCGGCCATCCGCTGTTCGGCGCCGGTGCGCGGGACATCCGTTCCGAAGCGCTGATCCTGCTGGAGGCGGAGGCACCGCTGCCCTACGGGCTGCTGTTGCTGGGCCAGCAACAGTCGACCAGCCTGGACAATCGGCACGGTGCGCAATTGCTGGGATTCCTTGGCGCGAGCCTCGGCGCTATGCTGCGCCGGTGTCTGACCCAAAGCTAG